The following proteins are co-located in the Gorilla gorilla gorilla isolate KB3781 chromosome 18, NHGRI_mGorGor1-v2.1_pri, whole genome shotgun sequence genome:
- the TMEM114 gene encoding transmembrane protein 114 isoform X2, producing MRVHLGGLAGAAALTGALSFVLLAAAIGTDFWYIIDTERLERIGPGAQDLLGSINRSQPEPLSSHSGLWRTCRVQSPCTPLMNPFRLENVTVSESSRQLLTAF from the exons ATGCGGGTGCACCTGGGCGGGCTGGCCGGCGCGGCTGCGCTGACTGGGGCGCTCAGCTTTGTGCTCCTGGCGGCCGCCATCGGCACGGACTTCTGGTATATCATTGACACCGAGCGGCTGGAGAGGATTGGCCCGGGGGCGCAGGACCTGCTGGGGTCCATCAATCGCAGCCAGCCCGAGCCTCTGAGCTCCCACTCCGGCCTCTGGCGGACCTGCCGGG TGCAGAGCCCGTGCACACCGCTGATGAACCCCTTCAGGCTGGAGAACGTGACAGTCAGCGAATCGAGCCGGCAACTTCTCA